One Salvia splendens isolate huo1 chromosome 12, SspV2, whole genome shotgun sequence genomic window carries:
- the LOC121757497 gene encoding PHD finger-like domain-containing protein 5A: MAKHHPDLIMCRKQPGIAIGRLCEKCDGKCVICDSYVRPCTLVRVCDECNYGSFQGRCVICGGVGVSDAYYCKECTQQEKDRDGCPKIINLGSAKTDLFYERKKYGFKKW; encoded by the coding sequence ATGGCCAAGCATCATCCTGATCTAATTATGTGCAGGAAGCAGCCTGGAATAGCAATTGGACGGCTTTGTGAGAAATGTGATGGAAAATGTGTGATCTGTGATTCCTATGTGCGCCCTTGCACCCTTGTCCGGGTATGCGATGAGTGCAATTATGGATCATTTCAAGGTCGGTGTGTCATCTGTGGAGGGGTGGGGGTATCAGATGCATACTATTGCAAAGAGTGCACACAGCAAGAGAAGGATCGTGATGGCTGTCCCAAGATAATCAACCTGGGAAGTGCTAAAACAGATCTGTTCTACGAACGCAAGAAATATGGTTTCAAGAAATGGTGA
- the LOC121759445 gene encoding RNA demethylase ALKBH10B-like, with translation MAMQSGAMAVPEKIPVQWYNQPPHHHQVDEREVFMMWLRGEFAAANAIIDALCHHLRAVGEPGEYDGVIGSVQQRRCNWNPVLHMQQYFSVADVVYALQQVGWKRQQKVVGFEGGARMGGAGLKEFRRGGRGQRGGLEVQNFGAEMNGKDLNNGFKSNLKVTEKLDEGDNKAKVEEKEEKEVMGLDEKSEENGTETTLISPQEVVAHADVEAENTGSCSADGSGLLEKSTTLEVSPKSFIATEICDRKPVNIAEGLKLYEDLFNGSEILKLNNLVNDLRAAGKRGQLQGQTFVSLKRPMNGHGREMIQLGVPIADASLEDGGTSGTSTDPKIEPIPVTLQDVVERLLTKNVVSTKPDSAIIDIFNEGDHSQPHIWPQWLGRPVCVISLTECEMSFGKGMAMDTPGNYRGVLNLSLSPGSALTMQGRSADIAKHAIPSMQKQRILITLVKLQSKKTIGGDAHPFLPPSRSPSHVRPGAVKQYGHVPSTGMLPTASARQQLPPGNGIQVQPMFVSTPVAPGIAYPTPVALPPTSAGWPAAPPQHPQPRLPVPGTGVFLPSQGSGNSSNQPAATGNNRIEMSAKAEEHSAGKSDGPRPSPKVDDETTQQEVNGSSDELNGGAAILKEEEQENSSEAV, from the exons ATGGCAATGCAATCAGGGGCTATGGCGGTGCCTGAGAAAATCCCTGTGCAATGGTACAACCAGCCGCCGCATCATCATCAGGTGGATGAGAGGGAAGTGTTTATGATGTGGCTGAGAGGTGAATTTGCTGCTGCGAACGCGATAATTGACGCGCTGTGCCACCATTTGAGGGCGGTGGGTGAGCCTGGGGAGTATGACGGTGTCATAGGCTCCGTTCAGCAGAGGAGGTGCAATTGGAATCCTGTTTTGCATATGCAGCAGTACTTCTCGGTCGCGGATGTTGTCTATGCGCTGCAGCAGGTCGGTTGGAAGCGGCAGCAGAAAGTGGTGGGGTTCGAGGGCGGTGCGAGGATGGGGGGAGCAGGATTGAAGGAGTTTAGGAGAGGAGGCAGGGGACAGAGAGGAGGACTTGAGGTGCAGAATTTTGGTGCGGAGATGAACGGGAAGGATCTCAACAATGGTTTCAAAAGCAATCTGAAAGTGACTGAGAAACTGGACGAGGGAGACAACAAGGCAAAGGTGGAGGAGAAAGAGGAGAAAGAAG TGATGGGACTTGATGAAAAATCTGAAGAAAATGGTACAGAAACGACACTGATAAGCCCACAAGAAGTTGTTGCTCATGCAGATGTTGAGGCAGAGAATACTG GGTCTTGCAGTGCGGATGGATCTGGATTATTAGAGAAATCGACCACCCTTGAAGTTTCACCAAAATCTTTCATTGCTACTGAGATATGTGATAGAAAACCA GTTAATATAGCTGAAGGATTGAAACTCTATGAAGATCTATTTAATGGTTCAGAAATTTTAAAGCTTAATAATTTGGTCAATGATTTGAGAGCTGCTGGGAAGAGAGGTCAGTTGCAAG GTCAAACTTTTGTCTCTTTAAAGAGGCCCATGAACGGTCATGGAAGAGAGATGATTCAGTTGGGTGTCCCCATTGCAGATGCATCTCTTGAAGATGGAGGTACTTCAGGAACTTCTACAG ATCCAAAAATTGAGCCCATCCCGGTGACGCTGCAAGATGTTGTTGAACGGTTACTTACTAAAAATGTTGTTAGCACCAAACCGGACTCAGCCATCATTGATATCTTTAATGAG GGTGATCACTCACAACCTCATATCTGGCCACAATGGCTTGGAAGGCCTGTATGTGTAATATCCTTGACAGAGTGTGAGATGTCTTTTGGTAAGGGAATGGCTATGGATACTCCAGGAAACTATCGTGGTGTTCTGAATCTCTCTCTTTCACCTGG ATCAGCTCTCACAATGCAAGGGAGATCTGCAGATATTGCCAAGCATGCGATACCTTCCATGCAGAAACAGCGAATACTTATTACTTTGGTGAAGTTGCAATCCAAGAAAACCATTGGCGGTGATGCACACCCTTTTCTACCTCCTAGCAGGTCACCAAGTCATGTTCGCCCCGGGGCTGTTAAACAATATGGCCATGTGCCATCTACCGGCATGTTACCCACTGCTAGTGCTCGTCAGCAGCTACCCCCAGGGAATGGAATCCAAGTCCAACCAATGTTTGTATCTACCCCTGTAGCACCTGGCATCGCATATCCGACACCAGTTGCTCTCCCTCCTACATCTGCTGGATGGCCTGCAGCCCCTCCACAGCATCCTCAGCCTCGCCTGCCAGTCCCTGGCACAGGAGTTTTCCTTCCATCACAGGGCTCCGGTAATTCATCAAATCAGCCCGCAGCAACTGGAAACAACAGAATAGAGATGTCAGCCAAGGCAGAGGAGCACAGTGCGGGGAAATCAGATGGTCCTCGCCCCTCCCCAAAAGTTGATGATGAAACCACGCAGCAAGAGGTCAATGGGAGTAGCGACGAGTTGAACGGAGGGGCAGCCATTTTGAAGGAAGAGGAGCAGGAAAACTCAAGTGAAGCAGTTTAG